From Nicotiana tabacum cultivar K326 chromosome 22, ASM71507v2, whole genome shotgun sequence, one genomic window encodes:
- the LOC142175774 gene encoding uncharacterized protein LOC142175774, whose protein sequence is MLREVPKYAKYIKDIVANKRRLTEFETGALTEECTSRIQHKLLQKLKDLGSFTIPVRIGEIDVGRALCDLGASINLMPLSVFKQLGLGAPRPTMVLLQLADRSYVYPEGVIEDVLLQIGKFIFPADFIILDYEADELVPIILGRPLLATGDAIIKVREAKTILRVDNEDAVFNVYRAIKLPRHYEDLAIISVVKINEPVGEPSAFKEDALEKALMLFNHLELEEEVEEMLQILDASCEYIRERSQFEPLDRPIGLPLRPSVEEAPKLEEKLLRVLREHKHAIGWTMSDIKGISPGFCMHKILMEEGHKPSMEHQRRLNPIMKEVVRKEVIKWLDTVNEQNELIPTRTVTGRRICIDYRKLNNTTRKDHFPLPFIDQMLDRLAGQEYYCFLDGYSGYNQIAIAPKDQEKTSFTCPYGTYAFKRMPFGLCNAIATFERSEETNLVLNWEKCHFMVREGIVLGHKVSKDGLEVDKAKVEAIEKLPPPISVKGVRSFLGHAGAEKKLVSAPIIVAPDWKEPFELMFDASDGAIGAVLGQRRSKIFYSIYYASKTVTPTQISYTVIEKELLAVVWAFDKFWAYLVGTKVIVYTDHTTMRYLFEKKDAKPRLIRWVLLLREFDLEILDRKGTENQVTDHLSRLETWNQVAEGDVIKETFPDEQLLAIATGEVPWYADFVNNLAA, encoded by the exons ATGCTCCGTGAGGTCccaaaatatgcaaaatatatTAAGGATATAGTGGCAAATAAGAGGAGGTTAACTGAATTTGAGACCGgcgcacttactgaggagtgcacttccagGATTCAACATAAGCTTTTACAAAAGCTTAAGGATCTGGGTAGTTTTACAATCCCCGTGAGGATTGGTGAAATTGATGTGGGTAgagccttgtgtgatttgggtgcaagtatCAATCTGATGCCGTTGTCAGTGTTCAAACAATTGGGATTAGGAGCTCCGAGACCCACCATGGTGCTGCTACAGTTAGCTGACAGATCTTATGTTTATCCTGAGGGGGTAATTGAGGACGTCTTGCTGCAAATTGGGAAGTTTATTTTCCCTGCAGATTTTATCATCCTGGACTACGAGGCTGATGAGTTAGTTCCTATCATCTTGGGACGACCTCTTTTGGCCACTGGAGATGCCATTATCAAAGTCCGAGAAGCTAAGACGATCCTGAGGGTGGACAATGAAGACGCGGTCTTCAATGTATATCGAGCCATTAAGTTGCCTCGTCATTACGAGGACCTGGCCATAATTTCTGTGGTGAAGATAAATGAACCAGTCGGAGAGCCAAGTGCATTTAAAGAAGATGCACTAGAAAAGGCATTGATGTTATTCAATCACTTGGAACTGGAAGAAGAGGTTGAGGAGATGTTGCAAATTTTGGATGCATCTTGTGAATACATTAGAGAAAGATCCCAGTTTGAGCCTCTAGATAGGCCAATCGGCCTGCCCCTTAGACCCTCAGTTGAGGAGGCTCCAAAACTG gaagaaaagctctTAAGGGTGCTGAGGGAGCACAAGCATGCCATTGgttggacaatgtctgacataaaGGGTATTAGCCCTGgattctgcatgcacaaaatactCATGGAGGAGGGACACAAGCCTAGCATGGAACATCAACGTcgcctaaatccaatcatgaaagaggtggtaagaaaagaagtaatTAAGTGGCTCGACACAG TGAATGAACAAAATGAATTAATCCCAACTAGGACTGTGACTGGTCGGCGAATATGCATAGATTATAGGAAGTTGAATAATACTACACGAAAAGATCACTTCCCCCTCCccttcattgatcaaatgcttgacagGTTAGCCGGACAGGAATACTATTGTTTCCTTGACggctattcggggtataatcagattgctattgCCCCGAAAGATCAAGAAAAAACCAGTTTTACATGCCCTTATGGtacttatgcatttaagagaatgccattcgggttgtgtaatgcaATTGCGACTTTTGAAAG GTCTGAGGAGACTAATCTGGTActgaattgggaaaaatgccattttatggtacgtgaaggtatagtgcTGGGGCACAAGGTATCCAAAGATGGACTGGAAGTTGACAAAGCTaaggtggaagcaattgaaaagTTGCCACCACCGATTTCAGTGAAAGGAGTTAGGAGTTTTCTGGGACACGCAG GAGCTGAAAAAAAGTTAGTGAGTGCACCAATCATAGTGGCTCCTGACTGGAAAGAGCCATTTGAGCTGATGTTTGACGCTAGTGATGGTGCAATTGGGGCCGTGTTGGGCCAGAGGAGGAGCAAAATATTTTACTCCAtttactacgcaagcaagactgTTACTCCTACTCAAATAAGTTATACTGTGAtagaaaaggagttgcttgctgTAGTGTGGGCGTTCGATAAATTTTGGGCCTATTTGGTTggcaccaaagtcatcgtctacacagaccATACAACTATGAGGTATTTGTTCGAAAAGAAAGATGCTAAACCAAGGCTAATCCGTTGGGTTTTACTCTTGcgggaatttgatttggagatcctAGACCGTaaaggaacagagaatcaagtGACTGATCACTTATCCAGGTTAGAAACTTGGAATCAAGTAGCTGAGGGAGATGTCATCAAGGAAACATTCCCGGATGAGCAATTGTTGGCCATTGCTActggggaggtgccatggtatgcagattttgTGAACAATCTGGCCGCCTGA